ACGATTCCGACCCCGGCCATAGCCGAGCGTCGCCGATCCCGTTTAGAGAAAAGGGCTTATATCCCCGCCCTGAAGGACGGGGATATAAGCCCTCGGCACCGCAGGTGCCGCAAAGCTAAAGCACCACACGGGCTAGAAATCTAGTGGTTTATCTGCTACCATGTGCATATGGCCGAAGAGCGTTCAACACGACATGCACACTTCAATTTGAACTACCATCTGGTGTTCACGCCGAAGTACCGCCGTCGTTCGTTCTTCGGCCCGTCCCGTGACCGCCTGATGGAGATTTTCACGGCTACCTGCGCTGAACGGGATTGGCTCATCCGGGGCATGGAGGTCATGCCGGACCACGTGCATGTGTTCGTGTCCTGCCCGCCGAAATGGGCACCGTCCGACATCGCCAAGATTCTGAAGGGCGTCTCAGCTCGGCTTCTCCTTCAGGAGTTCCCCGAGCTGAAGCGGCGCGGCCACCTGTGGACGAATGCCTACTACGTCGGGTCGGCGGGCAACATCTCCGCCGAGGTGATTCAGCGGTACATCGAAGGGCAGCGCAAAGGGCAGGTGGAAGACGATGGGGTTTAAGGCCATGAAATATAGGCTTTTCCCGAACGTCACGCAGGAGAAGGCGTTGGATACCACGCTGTACCTGTGCCGCCAGTTGTACAACGCGGCCCTTGAGGAACGCAGGGGAGCCTACAAGAAAAGCGGCGTCTCGGTCCGCTACTACGAACAGAAACGCGCCCTGACTGAAATCAAGGCCGACCTGCCGGAGTACAAGGGAATCCACTCCCAGGTGTTGCAGGACGTCATAGAGCGGCTGGACAAATCCTTCAAGGGATTCTTTCGGCGGGTCAAGGCAAAACAGACTGCCGGGTATCCGAGGTTCAAAGGGCGCAACCACTACGACTCCTTTACTTACCCGCAAGCGGGTAAGACGGGGGCGATGCCCCTGGAAGATTCTGGGAAGGTCGACCTCTCCAAGATTGGGAACGTGCGCTGCACGTTCCACCGTCCGCTTGAAGGGCAGGTCAAGACGGCCACCGTCAAGCGGGAGGGTGACAAGTGGTTCATCGTGTTTGCCTGCGAGGTCGAAGCTGCACCCCTCCCCGCGACGGGTGACGTGATTGGGATTGACCTCGGCACGAATCCAAACTTCCTCATCACGTCGGACGGCGAGTTCGTTCCGGCTCCCCGTCACTTCAAGAAGTCGGAGCGCAAAATTGGCCTGCTTCAGCGGGCCGCCAGCAAGAGGAAGCGGGGCAGCCGCCGCCACAAGGCGCTGAAGCGTCAGGTCGCTGCTGAGCATCGCCGGGTCGCCAATCGTCGCCGGGACTTCCACCACAAGACGGCCCGCACTCTGGTGAATCGCCACGACACCGTGTTTCACGAAGACCTCAACATCATCGGGCTGGCCCGTTCCCGTACCGCCAAAGGTGTACTGGACGCGGGTTGGGCCAGCTTCATCAACATCCTCTCCCTCAAAGCTGCGAACGCTGGTCGGAGAGTTCTCGGGGTTGACCCGAAATATACGAGTCAGGACTGTCACCAGTGTGGGCATCGCCAGAAAATTAAAATCGGCCATGCCTACCTGTGTGCCAACTGCGGACTGGACATGCACCGCGATGTCCATGCCGCTTTGAATATCCTGAATCGGGGCAGGGATGCTGCCTTCTGCGAGAGCGTGCAATCTCCGGCGCTTGCTGACCAGAGAAGCCTCGCCCTTTAGGGCGGGGAGTCATCACTCGGAGCCAATCCGGGAACAGATGCAACCCAGGCCGCCCAGTTTGAGGCATGATGAACCTCATGACGACTTCAGATCAGACCGCCCCCAACCCCGCCAACATCTACACCGCCGCCGCCACCGCCGAGGGCGGGCGGGCCGGACACATCAGCAGCAGCGACGGCCACCTGAAGCTCGACCTGAGTGTGCCCAAAGAAATGGGCGGCGAGGGCGGCAGCGGCACCAACCCCGAGCAGCTCTTCGCGGCGGGCTACGCGGCCTGCTTTCAGGGCGCGATGGGCGTGGTCGGGCGGCGCATGAAGGTGGACACCGCCCAGAGCGAGGTCACCGCCGAGGTGG
This portion of the Deinococcus rubellus genome encodes:
- the tnpA gene encoding IS200/IS605 family transposase, with protein sequence MHMAEERSTRHAHFNLNYHLVFTPKYRRRSFFGPSRDRLMEIFTATCAERDWLIRGMEVMPDHVHVFVSCPPKWAPSDIAKILKGVSARLLLQEFPELKRRGHLWTNAYYVGSAGNISAEVIQRYIEGQRKGQVEDDGV
- a CDS encoding RNA-guided endonuclease InsQ/TnpB family protein; translation: MKYRLFPNVTQEKALDTTLYLCRQLYNAALEERRGAYKKSGVSVRYYEQKRALTEIKADLPEYKGIHSQVLQDVIERLDKSFKGFFRRVKAKQTAGYPRFKGRNHYDSFTYPQAGKTGAMPLEDSGKVDLSKIGNVRCTFHRPLEGQVKTATVKREGDKWFIVFACEVEAAPLPATGDVIGIDLGTNPNFLITSDGEFVPAPRHFKKSERKIGLLQRAASKRKRGSRRHKALKRQVAAEHRRVANRRRDFHHKTARTLVNRHDTVFHEDLNIIGLARSRTAKGVLDAGWASFINILSLKAANAGRRVLGVDPKYTSQDCHQCGHRQKIKIGHAYLCANCGLDMHRDVHAALNILNRGRDAAFCESVQSPALADQRSLAL
- a CDS encoding organic hydroperoxide resistance protein: MTTSDQTAPNPANIYTAAATAEGGRAGHISSSDGHLKLDLSVPKEMGGEGGSGTNPEQLFAAGYAACFQGAMGVVGRRMKVDTAQSEVTAEVGLQKSGLAFKLDVELRVRIPGMDRATAEEVVKAAHSVCPYSVATQGNVDVRLVVLD